From a region of the Brevibacterium siliguriense genome:
- the aroC gene encoding chorismate synthase: MLRWLTAGESHGEALTGIIEGLPAHVPITRDDIRASLARRRLGYGRGARMKFEADEVRLLGGVRHGRTLGSPVAVEVGNTEWPKWESVMSPDPVDASELEGLARNAPLTRPRPGHADIVGMQKYGFDEARPVLERASARETAMRVALGTVAAKFLGELGITLVSHTVAIGGAEHAPDALPALPTAADVEALDADPVRCFDAELSAAMVTEIDAAKKAGDTLGGVVEVLAYDLPPGLGSHVHWDRRLDSRLAGALMGIQAIKGVEVGDGFLTTKRPGSQAHDELEVGPDGFRRTSNRAGGTEGGMSTGGPLRVRAGMKPIATVPRALATVDVETGEAAKANHQRSDVCAVPASGVVAEAMVALVLAEAVAEKFGGDSVAETKRNLDAYVAAIPENLRIGR; encoded by the coding sequence ATGTTGAGATGGCTGACTGCAGGCGAATCCCACGGCGAAGCGCTGACCGGGATCATTGAGGGGCTTCCCGCCCATGTACCGATCACCAGGGACGATATTCGTGCGAGCCTGGCTCGCCGCCGACTCGGCTATGGCCGCGGCGCACGTATGAAGTTCGAAGCCGACGAGGTGCGTCTCCTCGGCGGCGTCCGACACGGACGGACCCTGGGCTCGCCGGTGGCGGTCGAGGTCGGCAATACCGAATGGCCGAAATGGGAGTCCGTGATGAGCCCAGACCCCGTCGACGCGTCCGAACTCGAAGGACTGGCGCGCAATGCCCCGCTGACCCGGCCGCGTCCGGGGCATGCCGATATCGTCGGTATGCAGAAGTACGGCTTCGACGAAGCCCGACCCGTGCTGGAGCGTGCCTCGGCGCGTGAGACCGCGATGCGCGTGGCACTGGGTACCGTGGCCGCGAAGTTCCTCGGCGAACTGGGCATCACCCTCGTCTCCCACACCGTGGCGATCGGCGGAGCCGAACACGCCCCCGATGCGCTGCCCGCACTGCCGACCGCAGCCGATGTCGAGGCTCTCGACGCCGATCCGGTCCGCTGCTTCGACGCGGAGCTGTCGGCGGCGATGGTCACGGAGATCGACGCGGCGAAGAAAGCCGGAGACACTCTCGGCGGAGTCGTCGAAGTCCTCGCCTACGACCTGCCGCCGGGGCTGGGCTCCCACGTGCACTGGGACCGTCGACTCGACTCCCGCCTGGCCGGTGCCCTCATGGGCATCCAGGCGATCAAGGGCGTCGAAGTCGGGGACGGATTCCTCACCACGAAGCGTCCCGGCTCCCAGGCCCATGACGAATTGGAAGTCGGACCCGACGGATTCCGCCGCACAAGCAACCGTGCCGGCGGCACCGAAGGCGGAATGTCCACCGGCGGTCCGCTGCGTGTGCGTGCGGGAATGAAGCCGATCGCCACGGTGCCGCGCGCCCTGGCGACCGTCGACGTCGAAACCGGAGAAGCCGCGAAGGCGAACCACCAGCGCTCCGACGTGTGCGCAGTGCCCGCCTCAGGTGTCGTCGCCGAGGCCATGGTGGCACTCGTGCTCGCCGAGGCCGTCGCAGAGAAATTCGGCGGAGACTCCGTTGCCGAGACGAAGCGGAACCTGGACGCCTATGTCGCGGCCATTCCGGAGAACCTCCGCATCGGACGATGA
- a CDS encoding shikimate kinase, which produces MNHTPLPKPVPPLEPVPAAFSRIVLSGPPAAGKSTIGRLLADRLGLPLTDTDANIVDKYGVISEIFVERGEDHFRRIEREVVRRALRRLLDRPGIVSLGGGAILNPGTRAQLKHPAIKVVHIDIDVDTVAQRLTAPHRPLLRGAGTPVENWLALVNEREPLYEQVATFRVQASNSPPSTVVNRVVDVLTGLRRAEEYAKYANSEDDGSHHES; this is translated from the coding sequence ATGAACCACACCCCGCTGCCCAAACCGGTTCCGCCCCTGGAACCGGTCCCCGCCGCGTTCTCGCGCATCGTGCTCTCCGGGCCGCCGGCAGCAGGGAAGTCGACGATCGGTCGGCTTCTCGCTGACCGGCTGGGCCTGCCGCTGACGGACACTGACGCGAACATCGTCGACAAGTACGGTGTCATCTCGGAGATCTTCGTCGAACGCGGCGAAGATCACTTCCGGCGCATCGAACGGGAGGTCGTGCGCAGGGCGCTGCGTCGACTGCTCGATCGGCCGGGCATCGTCTCCCTGGGCGGAGGCGCGATCCTCAATCCCGGTACCCGGGCACAGCTGAAGCATCCTGCTATCAAGGTCGTGCACATCGATATCGATGTCGACACAGTCGCCCAGAGGCTGACCGCTCCGCATCGGCCGCTGCTGCGCGGCGCCGGAACCCCGGTGGAGAACTGGCTGGCGCTGGTCAACGAACGCGAACCACTCTACGAACAGGTTGCGACCTTCCGCGTCCAGGCCTCCAATTCACCGCCGTCGACGGTGGTCAATCGGGTCGTCGACGTCCTCACCGGCCTGCGGCGTGCCGAGGAATACGCGAAGTACGCCAATTCCGAGGACGACGGCTCTCACCACGAGAGCTGA